The following proteins are co-located in the Tripterygium wilfordii isolate XIE 37 chromosome 2, ASM1340144v1, whole genome shotgun sequence genome:
- the LOC120015358 gene encoding probable receptor-like serine/threonine-protein kinase At4g34500 encodes MSASGNASDVTSKSSLSQTLNSDTPFLKIKLYVVVVVAICILLVSIIVCVCIFWKRKMRVKHSSSLIPLVSKEIVEIKEVGRTDNLGKVEGKIGFGDLLKMGEIEVIKGIEEEKEKNKSGESDVGGSGSSNVSMADTQNIGWGRWYSLKELEFATRVFADENVIGEGGYGVVYKGFLQDGSVVAVKKLLNNKGQAEKEFEVEVEAIGKVKHKNLVGLIGCCADGPQRMLVYEYVDNGNLEQWLHGDVGPVSPLTWDIRMKIAVGTAKGLAYLHEGLEPKVVHRDVKSSNILLDKKWNPKVSDFGLAKLLGSETSYVATRVMGTFGYVSPEYASTGMLNEGSDVYSFGILFMEILTGRSPVDYSRPPGEMNLVEWFKGMVASRRGEEILDPLIEVQPSPRALKRALLVCLRCIDLDANKRPKMGQIVHMLEADEFPFRPEIRVSREKDTLPPQGVSNKVPHPITHGTGSNLERSRRR; translated from the exons ATGTCGGCCTCCGGCAACGCATCTGACGTAACCTCGAAAAGCTCTCTCTCTCAGACGCTGAACTCCGATACACCGTTTCTTAAAATTAAGCTCTACGTCGTAGTCGTAGTTGCCATATGCATATTATTGGTTTCTATAATAGTATGTGTCTGCATTTTCTGGAAGCGCAAAATGCGCGTGAAGCACAGTTCGAGCCTGATCCCTCTGGTGTCGAAGGAGATCGTGGAGATCAAGGAGGTGGGTCGGACTGATAATTTGGGTAAAGTAGAGGGTAAGATTGGATTTGGTGATTTATTGAAAATGGGGGAGATTGAGGTTATTAAAGGTattgaggaagagaaggagaagaacaaGAGTGGAGAGAGTGATGTTGGCGGTTCAGGCTCCAGCAATGTTTCAATGGCCGATACGCAGAATATCGGGTGGGGTCGGTGGTATAGCTTGAAGGAACTGGAGTTTGCGACACGTGTCTTCGCGGACGAAAATGTGATCGGTGAAGGTGGGTACGGCGTCGTATATAAGGGTTTCTTGCAGGATGGATCGGTGGTGGCTGTCAAGAAGCTTCTTAACAACAA GGGTCAGGCAGAGAAGGAGTTCGAGGTGGAAGTTGAGGCCATTGGAAAAGTAAAGCATAAGAACTTGGTGGGATTAATAGGATGTTGTGCAGATGGTCCTCAGAG GATGCTTGTTTATGAATATGTTGACAATGGCAATTTGGAACAGTGGTTGCATGGTGATGTTGGGCCTGTAAGCCCTCTGACCTGGGACATTCGAATGAAGATTGCCGTTGGAACAGCAAAAGG GCTAGCCTATTTGCATGAAGGGTTAGAGCCCAAAGTCGTACACCGTGATGTGAAATCTAGTAACATTCTTCTTGATAAAAAGTGGAACCCTAAAGTATCTGATTTTGGATTGGCCAAGCTCTTAGGATCTGAGACGAGCTACGTGGCTACACGTGTGATGGGGACATTTGG CTATGTTTCTCCTGAGTATGCAAGTACAGGCATGCTTAATGAGGGGAGTGATGTCTATAGTTTTGGAATTCTATTCATGGAGATACTTACAGGAAGGAGCCCGGTTGATTATTCTAGACCACCTGGAGAG ATGAACTTGGTTGAATGGTTTAAAGGAATGGTGGCAAGTCGTCGTGGAGAAGAGATATTAGATCCCCTAATTGAAGTTCAGCCCTCTCCTAGAGCACTGAAACGGGCCTTGCTAGTCTGTCTCCGTTGTATAGATTTGGATGCCAATAAGCGGCCAAAGATGGGGCAGATTGTTCATATGCTCGAGGCAGATGAATTTCCTTTCCGTCCT GAAATACGGGTGTCTCGAGAGAAAGATACTCTTCCTCCACAAGGTGTTTCAAACAAAGTTCCACACCCAATCACGCATGGGACAGGTAGCAATCTGGAGAGGTCGAGGCGGAGATAG
- the LOC119980438 gene encoding cyclase-associated protein 1-like — protein MEEKLIQRLESAVTRLEALSTGFRPGGSGEIVDDAATDPAIVAFDDMMRQYFGTVSSAAEKIGGQVLEVTKVVEQAFGVQRELLIKVKQTKKPDLAGLAEFLKPLNEVITKATAMTEGRRSDFFNHLKAAADSLTALAWIAFTGKDCGMSMPIAHVEESWQMAEFYSNKILVEYKSKDTNHVEWAKALKELYLPGLRDYVKGHHPLGPVWNPAGKTATSAPPKASTPKAPGPPPPPRASLFSSEASQPSSSGPKKGMAAVFQEINSGKPVTSGLKKVTDDMKTKNRADRSGHVGNGEKESRTSSSSFSKTGPPKLELQMGRKWVVENQIGKKNLVIDDCDAKQSVYIYGCKDSVLQIQGKVNNITIDKCTKMGVVFTDVVAACEIVNCNAVEVQCQGSAPTISVDNTTGCQLYLSKDSLGASITTAKSSEINVMTPGAKPDGDWGEHALPQQYIHIFEDGHFETTPVSHSGG, from the exons ATGGAAGAGAAGCTGATACAGAGACTGGAGTCGGCAGTGACGCGGCTCGAAGCGCTTTCGACGGGATTTCGACCGGGAGGTTCCGGGGAAATTGTTGACGATGCTGCGACGGATCCGGCTATTGTGGCGTTCGATGATATGATGAGGCAGTATTTTGGTACGGTTTCTAGTGCTGCCGAGAAGATTGGGGGGCAGGTGCTCGAGGTCACGAAGGTTGTCGAACAAGCTTTTGGTGTTCAAAGGGAGCTTCTCATCAAGGTGAAGCAAACTAAG AAACCTGACCTTGCAGGGTTGGCTGAGTTTCTTAAGCCATTGAATGAAGTGATAACGAAAGCTACTGCAATGACTGAAGGCAGACGATCTGATTTTTTCAACCACTTGAAAGCTGCTGCTGATAGCCTCACAGCATTGGCTTGGATTGCTTTTACAGGAAAAGATTGCG GTATGAGCATGCCTATTGCTCATGTGGAAGAAAGTTGGCAAATGGCTGAGTTTTACAGTAACAAG ATCCTTGTGGAGTATAAAAGCAAAGACACAAATCATGTTGAGTGGGCAAAAGCTCTGAAAGAGCTATATTTACCTGGATTAAGGGACTATGTGAAGGGTCATCATCCTTTAGGGCCAGTTTGGAATCCTGCTGGCAAAACAGCAACTTCTGCTCCACCAAAAGCTTCTACACCAAAGGCCCCTGGCCCTCCACCTCCCCCACGAGCTTCACTATTCAGTTCTGAGGCTTCTCAGCCTTCATCATCGGGACCAAAGAAAGGGATGGCTGCTGTTTTCCAAGAAATTAATTCGGGGAAGCCTGTGACATCAG GTCTTAAAAAGGTCACAGATGATATGAAGACGAAAAATCGGGCAGATAGAAGTGGCCATGTTGGTAACGGTGAGAAAGAGAGTCGAACTAGTTCATCCTCTTTCTCGAAAACTGGACCTCCTAAGTTAGAGCTTCAAATGGGTCGTAA GTGGGTGGTTGAAAATCAAATTGGAAAAAAGAACCTAGTCATCGATGACTGCGACGCAAAACAGTCAGTTTATATTTATGGGTGCAAGGATTCTGTTTTGCAGATTCAGG GGAAAGTCAACAACATAACGATTGACAAATGCACTAAGATGGGAGTTGTGTTTACG GATGTCGTTGCTGCATGTGAAATTGTAAATTGCAATGCTGTTGAGGTGCAATGTCAG GGCTCAGCTCCCACAATATCAGTGGACAACACAACTGGTTGCCAGTTATATTTAAGCAAGGATTCTTTGGGGGCATCTATTACAACTGCTAAGTCAAGTGAAATCAATGTAATGACACCAGGTGCCAAGCCTGATGGTGATTGG